One Gloeobacter morelensis MG652769 DNA window includes the following coding sequences:
- a CDS encoding alpha/beta fold hydrolase, whose translation MLQPSLWICALLFLLAAPLFAQKVPTDPTALASRLIEQLAKEDFTGASERFNDRLKVALPPDKLATAWKLITEQAGPFKKILKTRTEKDRQYDVVIITCAFEKANLDAKVAYDAQQKVAGLLFSPAVSSDLPTYVRPASYREEDVQLPGGLPGTLAVPIEAKAPLPAVVLLHGSGPGDRDQTLGPNKPFRDIALGLASRGIASLRYDKRTRVRPEQFQNATYTVREEILDDARSALTLLRVRPEVDRRRLFVLGHSLGGMLLPRLAREESEVAGLIVLAAPARPFADVLTDQLDYLSAVSTSEVEKAQLAALKQQAERLRDPGLSEATPAAQLPSGVPASYWLDLRPYDPPATARTLQTPMLILQGERDYQVTRTDFELWKRVLAGRSNVKFNLYAQLNHLFMAGEGQILPSEYLTSSHVAQVVIDDLAKWITSSAGKRP comes from the coding sequence ATGCTTCAACCTTCGTTGTGGATTTGCGCCCTACTTTTTCTGTTGGCCGCACCACTGTTTGCCCAGAAGGTGCCGACCGATCCAACGGCCCTGGCAAGCAGGCTTATCGAACAACTGGCGAAGGAGGATTTCACCGGGGCTAGCGAGCGCTTTAACGACCGGCTCAAGGTGGCCCTGCCCCCCGACAAGCTCGCCACCGCCTGGAAGCTCATCACCGAGCAGGCCGGTCCATTCAAGAAAATCCTGAAGACGCGCACCGAAAAAGACCGGCAGTACGACGTCGTGATCATCACTTGCGCCTTTGAGAAGGCCAATCTTGACGCCAAAGTCGCCTACGACGCCCAGCAAAAGGTGGCAGGTCTGTTGTTCTCTCCAGCCGTGTCCTCGGACTTGCCGACCTACGTCCGCCCCGCCTCCTACCGCGAGGAGGATGTGCAACTTCCCGGCGGCCTGCCCGGCACGCTGGCTGTCCCCATAGAGGCGAAGGCGCCCCTGCCCGCCGTGGTGCTGCTGCACGGCTCCGGCCCTGGAGATCGTGACCAGACCCTCGGTCCCAACAAACCGTTTCGCGATATCGCCCTGGGCCTCGCTTCGCGGGGGATCGCTTCGCTGCGCTACGACAAGCGCACCCGCGTTCGCCCGGAGCAATTTCAAAACGCGACTTATACCGTCCGCGAGGAGATACTGGACGACGCCCGTTCCGCCCTTACCCTGCTGCGAGTCCGACCGGAAGTGGATCGCCGTCGCCTTTTTGTGCTCGGCCACAGCCTGGGCGGCATGCTGCTACCCAGGTTGGCCCGCGAAGAGTCGGAGGTGGCCGGGCTTATCGTCCTGGCCGCTCCGGCCCGCCCCTTCGCAGACGTTCTGACCGACCAGCTCGATTACCTGAGCGCCGTATCTACGAGCGAGGTAGAAAAAGCGCAGTTGGCCGCGCTGAAACAGCAGGCCGAGCGTCTGAGAGATCCGGGACTTTCAGAGGCCACACCCGCCGCGCAACTACCCTCCGGGGTGCCCGCCTCCTATTGGTTGGATTTGCGCCCCTACGACCCGCCCGCTACCGCGCGCACTCTGCAAACTCCGATGCTCATCCTCCAGGGCGAACGCGATTACCAGGTGACACGCACCGATTTCGAGCTTTGGAAACGGGTTCTAGCGGGGCGGTCGAACGTCAAGTTCAACCTTTACGCGCAGCTCAACCACCTGTTTATGGCGGGCGAGGGCCAGATTTTGCCCTCGGAGTACCTGACGAGCAGCCACGTCGCGCAGGTTGTCATCGATGACCTGGCTAAGTGGATCACAAGCTCGGCCGGCAAACGCCCTTAA
- a CDS encoding NAD(P)-dependent oxidoreductase: MLFAYLHNSGIASRSNQSKYMSKVAVLGMGAMGSRMAAALLRADYQVTVWNRTADKTSPLVEAGAKAAQTPRAAVEEVDFAVCMVRDDAASHSVWLDSETGALASLPGRAVAIESSTLSVAWVQELAGHFQAAGKALLDAPVSGSRPQAEAAQLIYLVGGDTGRVAKAEPILKVMGGTVHHAGPLGSGAAVKLAINALLGVQVAVMGELIALLRRYGIDEARAVEMIGATSVCSPAARGAASAMAARNYAPLFPSALMEKDLGYLQEMAAEHGTRAPLAQAARSVFGEAMGQGYGEENMTGVVQLYWPGP, from the coding sequence ATTTTATTTGCTTATCTGCACAACAGTGGGATAGCTTCCAGAAGCAATCAGAGCAAGTACATGTCAAAAGTCGCCGTTTTGGGAATGGGTGCGATGGGCTCGCGCATGGCCGCGGCGCTGCTGAGAGCAGACTATCAAGTCACAGTCTGGAACCGGACTGCGGACAAAACCTCTCCCTTGGTGGAAGCGGGAGCAAAAGCCGCCCAAACACCGCGGGCAGCCGTGGAGGAAGTCGATTTTGCCGTTTGCATGGTCCGCGACGATGCAGCCTCGCACTCCGTCTGGCTCGACTCCGAGACTGGCGCCCTTGCGAGCCTGCCCGGTAGGGCCGTCGCTATCGAAAGCTCGACGCTGAGCGTCGCTTGGGTACAGGAGCTTGCCGGGCACTTCCAGGCGGCTGGGAAGGCCTTGCTGGACGCCCCGGTGTCGGGCTCCCGGCCGCAGGCGGAGGCGGCACAACTGATTTATCTTGTCGGCGGCGACACCGGTAGGGTTGCGAAGGCGGAACCGATCCTGAAGGTGATGGGTGGGACAGTCCACCACGCCGGACCGCTTGGCAGCGGGGCAGCCGTCAAGCTGGCAATCAACGCCCTGCTGGGAGTACAGGTGGCGGTCATGGGCGAACTGATCGCACTGCTGCGCCGCTATGGGATCGACGAGGCGCGCGCTGTCGAAATGATTGGCGCGACCTCCGTTTGCAGCCCTGCGGCCAGAGGTGCCGCAAGCGCGATGGCAGCGCGCAATTACGCGCCCTTATTTCCAAGCGCGCTGATGGAGAAAGATCTCGGTTACTTGCAGGAAATGGCTGCAGAGCACGGGACGCGCGCGCCGCTAGCCCAAGCCGCCCGAAGCGTATTTGGCGAAGCGATGGGTCAGGGATACGGCGAAGAGAACATGACCGGTGTGGTCCAGCTGTACTGGCCAGGACCGTGA
- a CDS encoding IS1634 family transposase, with protein MSQPPPEIQVQNLDHLGIVAGIIDSIGLVEEVNQLLGTHPQEHVSCGQVLKGLILNGLGFVCAPLYLFEQFFVGKATEHLIGPGVQPEHFNDDRLGRVLDKLYEEGTTKVFVHLALKAARQFGIKTGSVHLDSTSFHVDGEYIPRGRLAPRAEDEPQPIVITHGYSRDHRPDLKQFLLSMITSGDGDVPLYLRVGNGNEADKAIFAQMIQDFRSQWDVDALFVVDSALYSAQNLSEVQAMHWLSRVPSTLTQVKHLLAALSDEQFAPAQPGYRVAEVGSTYAEIQQRWVVVASDERRKSDLAALDKKLNELDGKLGKELTALCKMAFACEADALEAAERFASGLKFHLLGAVRAVEQARHDQAGRPARGSKPAKTGVWLLSAQLVRNATAIEVEQHSAGKFVLATNVLDEQELSTAEVLSEYKAQQSVERGFRFLKDPLFFTSSVFLKSPERVEALAMVMGLCLLVYSLGQRQLRLALSAAQLTVKSQTKKPTATPTLRWIFQVFQAVHLLEVSGVKQVSNLSEERRRIVKCLGPTCGQYYLMG; from the coding sequence ATGAGCCAGCCTCCTCCTGAAATCCAGGTCCAGAACCTCGACCACCTCGGCATCGTGGCTGGAATCATCGACTCTATCGGCCTGGTCGAAGAGGTCAACCAGCTCCTGGGCACGCATCCGCAGGAGCATGTGAGCTGCGGACAGGTACTCAAGGGTCTCATCCTCAATGGACTCGGCTTCGTCTGTGCACCCCTGTACTTGTTCGAGCAATTCTTCGTTGGCAAGGCGACCGAGCACCTGATTGGACCAGGCGTGCAGCCGGAACACTTTAACGACGACCGGCTTGGCCGGGTGCTCGATAAGCTCTACGAGGAGGGTACCACCAAGGTCTTCGTCCATCTGGCACTCAAGGCCGCCAGGCAATTTGGCATCAAGACCGGCAGTGTGCATCTGGACTCGACATCGTTCCATGTGGACGGTGAGTACATCCCAAGGGGGCGATTGGCACCTCGGGCAGAAGACGAACCGCAGCCGATTGTCATCACCCACGGCTATAGCCGGGATCATCGCCCCGACCTCAAGCAATTCTTGTTGTCGATGATCACCAGTGGCGATGGGGACGTGCCCCTCTACCTGCGCGTGGGTAACGGCAACGAAGCGGACAAGGCTATCTTTGCGCAGATGATTCAGGATTTTCGCTCCCAGTGGGACGTGGATGCCCTGTTTGTCGTCGATTCAGCCCTTTACAGTGCCCAGAACTTGAGCGAGGTGCAAGCCATGCACTGGCTGAGCCGGGTACCCTCGACCCTTACGCAAGTGAAGCACCTGCTGGCGGCATTGAGCGATGAGCAGTTCGCGCCTGCCCAACCAGGCTACCGAGTCGCCGAGGTGGGTAGCACTTACGCCGAGATCCAACAGCGCTGGGTGGTAGTCGCAAGCGACGAGCGGCGCAAAAGCGACCTCGCGGCCCTGGACAAGAAACTCAATGAGCTCGATGGCAAGCTGGGCAAGGAACTGACGGCGCTGTGCAAGATGGCCTTTGCCTGTGAAGCGGATGCCCTGGAAGCGGCGGAGCGGTTCGCTTCTGGGTTGAAGTTCCATCTGCTCGGGGCAGTACGGGCCGTCGAGCAAGCCCGGCATGACCAAGCCGGGCGACCGGCGCGGGGCAGCAAACCTGCGAAGACGGGCGTGTGGCTGCTCTCGGCACAACTGGTGCGCAATGCGACAGCTATCGAGGTGGAGCAGCATAGTGCGGGCAAGTTCGTGCTGGCGACGAACGTGTTGGACGAGCAGGAGCTTTCGACGGCTGAGGTCCTGTCCGAGTACAAAGCCCAGCAGTCAGTGGAGCGAGGCTTCCGCTTTCTGAAAGACCCGCTGTTTTTCACCTCCAGCGTGTTTCTCAAATCGCCTGAACGCGTCGAGGCGTTGGCGATGGTGATGGGGTTGTGCCTGCTGGTCTACAGCCTCGGGCAGCGGCAGTTGCGTTTAGCACTCTCAGCAGCACAGCTGACGGTCAAAAGTCAGACCAAGAAGCCGACCGCGACGCCGACCTTGCGGTGGATCTTTCAGGTCTTTCAGGCGGTGCATCTGCTGGAAGTCTCAGGAGTGAAGCAGGTATCGAATTTGAGCGAGGAGCGTCGGCGCATCGTGAAGTGTCTGGGTCCGACCTGTGGGCAGTACTACTTGATGGGCTGA
- a CDS encoding DUF3120 domain-containing protein, with the protein MLLLDRLAAAPLALQPSRWQVFAVSVFLVSVPVFFQAPLVRVAPAVSLLATLGWLGFSLWLWSRTRFQVWGDLLFGFTLSWWAGSLYWGWLRTDPMLHLPVEAIPVPIALAALAFGYFRVGSLFFLGSFLGTCITDFYCMAVGLMPWWERMMVAEESGVDLVRVLPAALAQMHTPLGAVMAAGTCLVLMAITAWAVRSRELHWWAFGGAVFSTLLVDGLFWASVNLFLLGS; encoded by the coding sequence GTGCTCCTACTCGATCGCCTCGCCGCCGCTCCGCTTGCTTTGCAGCCTTCCCGCTGGCAGGTATTTGCCGTGTCGGTCTTTTTGGTGTCGGTGCCGGTGTTTTTCCAGGCGCCCCTGGTGCGGGTCGCCCCGGCGGTGAGTTTGCTTGCGACTTTGGGTTGGTTGGGATTCAGCCTGTGGCTGTGGTCGCGCACGCGCTTTCAGGTCTGGGGCGACTTGTTGTTCGGTTTTACGCTCAGCTGGTGGGCGGGCAGCCTGTACTGGGGCTGGCTGCGCACCGACCCGATGCTGCATCTGCCGGTGGAGGCGATCCCGGTGCCCATTGCCCTGGCGGCTCTGGCCTTTGGTTACTTCCGGGTGGGCAGTTTGTTTTTTCTCGGTTCGTTCTTGGGCACCTGCATCACGGATTTCTACTGCATGGCGGTGGGCTTGATGCCCTGGTGGGAGCGCATGATGGTGGCTGAGGAGAGCGGCGTCGATCTGGTACGGGTGCTGCCCGCCGCTCTTGCGCAGATGCACACCCCTCTAGGTGCAGTGATGGCCGCCGGAACCTGCCTGGTGCTGATGGCCATTACCGCCTGGGCTGTGCGTTCGCGGGAGCTGCACTGGTGGGCTTTTGGCGGTGCGGTCTTCAGCACGTTGCTGGTGGATGGCTTGTTCTGGGCCTCGGTGAATCTTTTCCTGCTAGGATCCTGA